From Leptolyngbya sp. KIOST-1, one genomic window encodes:
- a CDS encoding BON domain-containing protein → MLTALEIGMVIVGLGVALRLVRLPKAGQASLVTATCLAVVLVGFTQPAVAGAVNGDALTGGQKDLNETLQTTPQGNQYQGIEYADAKGTPLGDQEITDRVKGKVPNELKVSVSNGSVRLSGKVADRGTAQAIVDDIKAIPGVHEVAYDLGLKR, encoded by the coding sequence ATGTTGACTGCTTTAGAAATTGGAATGGTGATAGTTGGTCTGGGGGTAGCCCTGCGGCTGGTGCGCCTTCCCAAGGCTGGACAAGCTAGCCTGGTCACTGCGACATGCTTGGCGGTTGTGTTGGTTGGATTCACTCAGCCAGCGGTTGCTGGTGCGGTCAACGGCGATGCTTTGACCGGCGGCCAAAAAGATTTAAACGAGACGCTCCAGACTACTCCCCAGGGCAACCAGTACCAGGGAATTGAGTATGCCGACGCCAAGGGCACTCCCCTGGGCGACCAGGAGATCACCGACCGAGTCAAAGGCAAAGTCCCCAATGAGCTGAAAGTCAGCGTTTCTAACGGCTCTGTGCGACTCTCGGGCAAAGTGGCCGATCGCGGCACCGCCCAGGCGATCGTGGACGACATCAAGGCCATTCCCGGCGTGCATGAAGTGGCCTACGACCTGGGCCTGAAGCGGTAG
- a CDS encoding PAS domain S-box protein, whose protein sequence is MPSSPLPNNEAGRLEALRRYKILDTPPEVGFDRITALAARLFDAPVALISLVDETRAWFKSAHGLDRQTVQRYGSICSYALLSDQVLVLPDVHQDERFADNALVHGNPGVRFYAGAPLLTQGGLALGTLCILDSQPRDGLSDEQQTVLTDLAALVVDELDLRLAAQRVAEIDTALVAVTEGVAAETGQGFFAALVQHLNHTLGVDYVYIGLVDSDRQESVRTIAACVRGQLGENFEYLLNHTPCQQVLLKRELCCYPHGVRVQFPEAKLLLPLGIDSYAAIPFFDAQGTPLGLLGVMACQPFTNVQLIEALLPIFALRVATELDRQHTDAARLQVQQDLEQLVAHRTAELSRTNEQLQLEIAERRQAESALRKEQEMLRVLLENVQAGIVACDEAGLLTLFNQAAREFHGLPEHPLPPDQWADYYDLYQPDGKTPMPTEGIPLFRALQGERVDNAEMVIAPNGGVARTVLSSGQAIADVDGSLQGAVVVMHDITERKRMEDTLRASEARLSSIFETIPDGIIILDLQGQMVTANSAAEKILRLTRSELAERTYDDPAWALTTVEGQPFATEDLPFQQVLRTGEPVYGIELAVAHADHTQAILCVNASPLLDAEGTITHVVASMSDITERKQAELTLQASEERYRSVIETTAEGIVLQDTDGMIYTCNASACEILGLSVNQMMGRSSLDPRWHAIREDGSPFPGDQHPSMITLRTGESLSNVVMGVNKPDGTLTWISINTRPLFQPNEPTPSAVVASFFDITDRKLVEAERAQRIREQAARLDAEASQFRSALLVDISTTLASLLNHTDTLQRVADRVVPFFADWCAIDLLQTDQTLERVALAHCDPAKVDLVWQMHRRYPQPLDAPAGLGQILPLSRTQLMADIPPQVLEAVAQDDDHLRLIQSLGLKSCIAAPLVARSQVLGVILFLTAESDRRYVPADLALAENIAHQLAIAVDNARLYQDEQTARSEAEAANRIKDEFLAVLSHELRSPLNPILGWSQLLQKRSTEDPTLLRGLQTIERNAKLQTQLIADLLDVSRILQGKLHLDVAPVNLQTAIQASLETVHLAAEAKAIQIHTHLGASVPPVLGDAGRLQQVVWNLLSNAVKFTPEGGQIKLSLEAIAPTRPGGAAYAQVTVTDTGQGITPEFLPFMFDRFRQADSKTTRQFGGLGLGLAIVRQLVELHGGTIAATSPGEGQGATFTVRLPLQVSSAAAAQGLQPTLPPQAMARPNPLSGVRILAVEDEDDARDLLVLVLEQAGATVTAVSSAAEALQQLPHLALDVLISDIAMPAVDGYMLVQQMRSQLVQQGKQPSFKAIALTAYAGEANQQQALAAGFQRHVSKPFEPADLVAEIAALVL, encoded by the coding sequence ATGCCCTCATCTCCCCTACCCAACAACGAAGCGGGACGGCTAGAAGCCCTGCGGCGATACAAGATTTTAGACACGCCCCCCGAAGTCGGGTTTGATCGGATCACGGCGCTGGCCGCCCGGCTGTTTGACGCTCCGGTTGCGCTCATTTCTCTGGTAGATGAGACCCGGGCCTGGTTCAAGTCGGCCCACGGCCTCGATCGCCAAACGGTGCAGCGCTACGGGTCGATCTGTAGCTACGCGCTCCTCAGCGACCAGGTCCTGGTGCTGCCCGATGTCCATCAGGATGAGCGGTTTGCAGACAATGCGCTGGTGCATGGTAACCCGGGGGTGCGGTTCTACGCCGGAGCGCCGCTGCTGACCCAGGGGGGCTTGGCCCTGGGTACCCTTTGCATTCTCGATAGCCAACCCCGCGACGGGCTGAGCGACGAGCAGCAAACGGTGCTGACCGACCTGGCGGCCCTGGTGGTCGACGAGCTAGACCTGCGCCTGGCGGCCCAGCGCGTCGCCGAAATCGATACCGCCCTGGTAGCCGTCACCGAGGGCGTTGCCGCCGAAACGGGGCAGGGCTTTTTTGCCGCCCTGGTGCAGCACCTCAACCACACCCTGGGGGTGGACTACGTCTACATTGGCCTGGTCGACAGCGATCGCCAGGAGAGCGTTCGCACCATCGCCGCCTGCGTGCGGGGCCAGCTGGGCGAAAACTTTGAGTACCTGCTGAACCACACCCCCTGTCAGCAGGTGCTGCTAAAGCGGGAGCTGTGCTGCTACCCCCACGGCGTCAGGGTTCAGTTTCCGGAGGCCAAACTGCTGCTCCCCCTGGGCATCGATAGCTACGCGGCCATTCCCTTCTTCGATGCCCAGGGCACGCCCCTGGGCCTGCTGGGGGTGATGGCCTGTCAACCATTCACCAATGTGCAGCTGATCGAGGCGCTGCTGCCCATTTTTGCCCTGCGGGTCGCCACCGAGCTCGATCGCCAGCACACCGATGCCGCCAGGCTCCAGGTCCAGCAAGATTTGGAGCAATTGGTAGCCCACCGCACCGCCGAACTCTCGCGCACCAACGAGCAGCTACAGCTGGAAATCGCCGAGCGCCGACAGGCCGAAAGTGCCCTCCGCAAAGAGCAGGAGATGCTGCGGGTGCTGCTCGAAAACGTGCAGGCGGGCATAGTCGCCTGCGACGAGGCAGGCCTTTTGACGCTGTTCAACCAGGCGGCCCGCGAGTTTCACGGCCTCCCCGAGCACCCGCTGCCCCCCGACCAGTGGGCCGACTACTACGACCTCTACCAGCCCGATGGCAAGACGCCCATGCCCACGGAGGGGATTCCACTGTTTCGCGCCCTCCAGGGGGAGAGGGTGGACAACGCCGAAATGGTGATTGCCCCCAATGGTGGGGTGGCTCGCACCGTGCTGAGCAGCGGCCAGGCGATCGCCGATGTGGACGGGAGCCTGCAGGGCGCGGTGGTAGTCATGCACGACATCACCGAGCGCAAGCGCATGGAAGACACCCTGCGCGCCAGCGAAGCCCGGCTTTCCAGCATTTTTGAAACCATCCCCGACGGCATTATCATTCTGGACTTGCAGGGGCAGATGGTAACCGCCAACTCCGCCGCCGAAAAGATTTTGCGGCTGACCCGCAGCGAACTGGCGGAGCGCACCTACGACGACCCGGCCTGGGCCTTGACTACGGTAGAGGGACAACCCTTTGCCACAGAGGATTTGCCCTTTCAGCAAGTCCTTCGCACCGGGGAGCCGGTGTACGGGATCGAGTTGGCTGTTGCCCATGCCGACCACACCCAAGCCATTCTCTGCGTCAACGCCTCTCCCCTGCTCGATGCCGAGGGCACCATTACCCATGTGGTCGCCTCCATGAGCGACATCACCGAGCGCAAGCAGGCAGAACTGACGCTGCAGGCCTCCGAGGAGCGCTACCGCTCGGTGATTGAGACAACCGCCGAAGGCATTGTGCTGCAGGATACCGACGGCATGATCTACACCTGTAACGCCAGCGCCTGCGAAATTTTGGGCCTGAGCGTCAATCAAATGATGGGGCGCAGTTCCCTCGACCCGCGCTGGCACGCCATTCGCGAGGACGGCTCCCCGTTTCCCGGCGATCAGCATCCCAGTATGATTACCCTGCGCACGGGGGAGTCACTGTCCAATGTGGTGATGGGGGTGAACAAACCCGATGGCACCCTAACCTGGATTTCGATCAACACCCGACCGCTGTTTCAACCCAACGAGCCTACCCCCTCTGCCGTGGTGGCCTCCTTTTTCGACATCACCGATCGCAAGCTGGTTGAGGCTGAGCGGGCCCAGCGCATTCGCGAGCAGGCAGCCCGGCTGGATGCGGAGGCCAGCCAGTTTCGCTCAGCCCTGCTGGTCGATATCAGCACCACCCTGGCGTCGTTGCTCAACCACACCGATACCCTCCAGCGAGTCGCCGATCGGGTGGTGCCGTTTTTTGCCGACTGGTGCGCGATCGACCTGCTGCAGACCGACCAGACCCTGGAGCGGGTGGCCCTTGCCCACTGCGACCCAGCCAAGGTGGACCTGGTCTGGCAGATGCATCGCCGCTATCCCCAACCGTTAGACGCCCCAGCGGGGCTGGGGCAGATTTTGCCCCTGAGCCGTACCCAGTTGATGGCCGACATTCCCCCCCAGGTGCTGGAGGCGGTGGCCCAGGATGACGACCACCTGCGCCTGATCCAGAGTCTGGGGCTGAAGTCCTGCATTGCCGCTCCGCTGGTTGCCCGGAGCCAGGTTTTAGGGGTCATTTTGTTTCTCACCGCCGAGTCTGATCGTCGCTACGTCCCAGCCGACCTGGCCCTGGCCGAGAACATCGCCCACCAGCTGGCGATCGCCGTCGACAACGCCCGCCTCTACCAGGATGAGCAGACCGCGCGCAGTGAGGCCGAGGCCGCCAACCGGATCAAAGACGAATTTCTGGCGGTGCTCTCCCACGAGCTCCGCTCACCCCTCAACCCCATTTTGGGCTGGTCCCAGCTGCTGCAAAAGCGCTCCACCGAAGATCCCACCCTGCTGCGGGGGCTCCAGACCATTGAGCGCAACGCCAAGCTGCAAACCCAGCTGATTGCCGACCTGCTCGATGTCTCGCGGATTTTGCAGGGCAAGCTCCACCTCGACGTTGCTCCGGTCAACCTCCAAACGGCCATTCAGGCCTCGCTAGAAACGGTGCACCTGGCCGCAGAGGCCAAGGCCATTCAGATTCACACCCACCTAGGGGCCAGCGTGCCCCCCGTGTTGGGCGATGCCGGCCGCCTGCAGCAGGTGGTTTGGAATCTGCTCTCCAACGCGGTGAAGTTTACCCCCGAGGGCGGTCAGATCAAGCTCAGTCTGGAGGCCATTGCCCCAACCCGGCCAGGGGGTGCCGCCTACGCCCAGGTCACCGTAACCGACACCGGCCAGGGCATCACCCCCGAGTTTCTGCCCTTCATGTTCGATCGCTTTCGCCAGGCCGACAGCAAAACCACCCGTCAGTTCGGCGGACTGGGGCTGGGGCTGGCGATCGTGCGGCAGCTGGTGGAACTCCACGGCGGCACGATCGCGGCCACCAGCCCCGGCGAGGGTCAGGGGGCTACCTTCACCGTGCGGCTACCGCTTCAGGTCAGTTCCGCTGCAGCGGCTCAGGGGCTTCAACCCACCCTGCCCCCCCAGGCTATGGCCCGCCCCAACCCCCTCAGCGGGGTGCGAATCCTAGCCGTAGAGGACGAGGACGATGCCCGCGATCTCCTGGTACTGGTGCTGGAGCAGGCCGGAGCCACCGTTACCGCCGTCTCCTCCGCCGCCGAGGCGCTGCAGCAATTGCCCCACTTGGCGCTCGATGTGCTGATCAGCGATATCGCTATGCCCGCTGTCGATGGCTACATGCTGGTGCAGCAAATGCGATCGCAGCTGGTCCAGCAGGGTAAGCAACCCAGCTTCAAAGCCATTGCCCTCACCGCCTACGCCGGAGAAGCTAACCAGCAGCAAGCCTTAGCCGCTGGATTTCAACGCCACGTTAGCAAACCCTTTGAGCCCGCCGATCTGGTCGCCGAGATCGCGGCTCTGGTTCTATAG
- the crtO gene encoding beta-carotene ketolase CrtO, protein MQTTQTFDVVIIGAGHNGLVCAGYLLKAGYSVLLLEKREIPGGAATTEEALPEDAPGFYFNLCAIDHEFIHLGPVVDELELERYGLEYLYCDPITYCPQADGKAFLAYRSVEKTCAEIARYSQRDADQYKKYMAFWDTLTQAITPVFNAPPKSVVDILGNYGLHNMQDLLSLVGGVDQALDLVRTMLNSPQDTLNEWFETEVVKAPLARLASELGGPPSQKTLAVGSMMMALRHNPGVARPRGGTGALVDALVRMVKDHGGTILCDQSVDRLLIDAQGRVEGVRVASGQEYRATKGVISNIDAQRVFQDLVPAADAQTLVPELSERLDRRIVNNNEGILKIDCALSEMPRFEGHDHRDDYLIGSVLIADTMDQVETAHTMPTQGLIPDDDPSLYVVVPTVMDPSMAPAGQHTLWIEFFAPFQVKGAEGTGLLGTGWTDDLKNKVADRVIDKLAHYTPNLKQSIIARRVESPAELTQRIGVRKGNHYHIDMTLDQMVFFRPLPELANYQTPLSGLFLTGAGTHPGGSISGMPGRNCARVFLSVQEPLKYNLKEAGNWLKDRFKSVASLSR, encoded by the coding sequence ATGCAGACGACACAGACGTTTGATGTTGTAATTATCGGGGCGGGGCACAACGGGTTAGTTTGTGCAGGATACTTATTAAAGGCTGGGTACAGCGTTTTACTGCTAGAAAAGCGGGAGATTCCAGGCGGAGCAGCCACTACAGAAGAGGCTCTGCCGGAGGATGCTCCGGGCTTTTACTTCAATCTCTGCGCGATCGACCACGAGTTTATTCACCTGGGGCCAGTGGTCGATGAACTGGAGCTGGAGCGCTACGGCCTAGAGTATCTCTACTGCGACCCCATTACCTACTGCCCCCAGGCGGACGGCAAGGCATTTTTAGCCTACCGCTCCGTCGAAAAGACCTGTGCAGAAATTGCCCGCTACAGCCAGCGGGATGCCGATCAGTACAAGAAGTACATGGCGTTTTGGGACACCCTGACCCAGGCGATTACCCCCGTATTCAACGCACCGCCCAAGTCGGTGGTCGATATTTTGGGGAACTACGGGCTGCACAACATGCAGGATTTGCTGTCGCTGGTGGGTGGCGTTGATCAGGCGCTCGACCTGGTTCGCACCATGCTGAATAGCCCCCAGGACACCCTCAACGAATGGTTCGAAACCGAGGTGGTCAAAGCCCCCCTGGCGCGGCTGGCCTCAGAACTGGGGGGGCCGCCTTCCCAAAAGACCCTGGCCGTAGGCTCGATGATGATGGCCCTGCGCCACAACCCCGGTGTGGCCCGTCCTCGCGGCGGCACCGGGGCCCTCGTCGATGCTCTGGTCCGCATGGTCAAGGACCACGGCGGCACCATTCTCTGTGACCAGTCTGTCGATCGCCTCTTGATCGACGCCCAGGGGCGGGTGGAAGGCGTGCGCGTGGCCAGTGGGCAAGAGTACCGGGCCACCAAAGGAGTCATCTCCAACATCGATGCCCAGCGAGTGTTTCAGGATCTGGTGCCCGCCGCCGATGCCCAAACCCTGGTGCCCGAGCTGAGCGAACGGCTCGATCGGCGCATTGTCAACAATAACGAGGGCATTCTCAAAATTGACTGTGCCCTCTCCGAAATGCCCCGCTTTGAGGGTCACGACCACCGCGATGACTACCTGATTGGCTCGGTGCTGATTGCCGACACGATGGATCAGGTGGAAACGGCCCACACCATGCCCACCCAGGGGCTGATTCCCGACGACGATCCATCCCTGTACGTGGTCGTCCCCACGGTGATGGACCCCTCCATGGCTCCGGCGGGGCAGCACACCCTGTGGATCGAGTTTTTTGCGCCCTTCCAGGTCAAGGGGGCCGAGGGTACAGGGCTGCTGGGGACCGGCTGGACCGATGACCTGAAGAACAAGGTGGCCGATCGCGTGATCGACAAACTGGCCCACTACACCCCCAACCTGAAGCAGTCAATCATTGCGCGGCGGGTGGAAAGTCCGGCCGAGCTGACCCAGCGCATTGGGGTCCGCAAAGGCAACCACTACCACATCGACATGACCCTCGATCAAATGGTGTTCTTCCGCCCCCTGCCCGAGCTGGCCAACTACCAGACCCCTCTTTCCGGGCTGTTTTTGACCGGGGCGGGCACCCATCCTGGCGGGTCAATTTCCGGCATGCCGGGGCGCAACTGTGCCCGGGTCTTTCTGAGTGTGCAGGAACCCCTGAAGTACAACCTGAAAGAAGCCGGCAACTGGCTCAAGGATCGCTTTAAGTCCGTGGCGAGCCTGAGCCGCTGA
- a CDS encoding DUF2231 domain-containing protein, protein MATQDYQNQSGQVPYPNLPPLIDSRATEYRGTGITSSIAIFGHPIHPIIVIFPVAFLSSAAGADLGYWLTQDFFWARASVWLLGLGVLSGVAAAVTGMADFINIPRVRQRTAGWAHMALNAGALVLSIINVLLRWGDPAAAILPLGLVLSVVVSGMLLVSGWFGGELTFRHKVGIVGPGETMER, encoded by the coding sequence ATGGCCACCCAGGATTACCAGAACCAGTCTGGACAGGTGCCCTATCCCAACCTGCCGCCGCTGATCGACAGCCGGGCGACGGAGTATCGGGGCACCGGCATCACCAGTTCGATCGCGATTTTTGGCCACCCCATTCACCCGATCATCGTCATTTTTCCGGTCGCCTTTCTGAGCAGCGCCGCCGGGGCCGACCTGGGCTACTGGCTCACCCAGGACTTCTTCTGGGCCAGGGCCAGCGTCTGGCTGCTGGGGCTGGGGGTATTGTCGGGGGTGGCCGCCGCCGTCACCGGCATGGCTGACTTTATCAACATTCCTCGGGTGCGCCAGCGCACCGCCGGGTGGGCCCACATGGCGCTCAACGCCGGGGCGCTGGTGCTCAGCATTATCAACGTTCTGCTGCGGTGGGGCGACCCGGCGGCGGCCATTTTGCCCCTGGGTCTGGTGCTGTCGGTGGTGGTGTCGGGGATGCTGCTGGTCAGCGGCTGGTTTGGCGGCGAGCTGACCTTCCGCCACAAGGTTGGCATCGTTGGCCCCGGCGAAACGATGGAGCGGTAG